A region of Solanum dulcamara chromosome 7, daSolDulc1.2, whole genome shotgun sequence DNA encodes the following proteins:
- the LOC129893890 gene encoding agamous-like MADS-box protein AGL29: MENETKRGKQKIELKLIECEKAYAISFLKRKSTLFQQADKLTTRSRVDVGVVLFTPSGKPCSYGSTSIEEIIDNFFKVKLEDRQHDYAERKSNGFEALKDLHKELQIWKEKEKNRELMYKIMHPGSEIPPDKHMEDQKLALMLR; this comes from the coding sequence ATGGAAAATGAGACCAAAAGAGGTAAGCAAAAAATTGAACTGAAATTGATTGAGTGTGAGAAAGCATACGCTATTAgctttttgaaaagaaaaagtacCCTGTTCCAGCAAGCAGATAAGCTTACAACTAGGTCCAGAGTGGATGTTGGTGTTGTGCTTTTTACACCAAGTGGAAAACCATGTTCCTATGGTTCCACAAGTATTGAAgaaataattgataattttttcaaagtgaAATTAGAGGACCGTCAACATGATTATGCTGAGAGAAAATCAAATGGCTTTGAGGCATTGAAAGATCTCCATAAAGAATTACAAAtatggaaagaaaaagaaaaaaatcgaGAACTAATGTACAAGATTATGCATCCTGGCTCAGAAATACCTCCAGATAAACACATGGAGGACCAAAAGCTGGCATTGATGTTGCGGTag